The sequence AAGTCCAAAGGCATGACGCCAGGTGTGGCATTAAAGCCCGGAACGCCAATTGAAGAAGTTTATCCTCTGGTCTTGCTTCTTTCTTTGTATCTAAACCCCCCACCCCATATAGTTTTGGTGTATATGTATTGATTGACCAGGCTTACTTGCATGACATTTAGTGACCTAGGAAAGACAATCTGATCTTTTGTCATCGTATCCATTGTTTGGTATTCAGTAACTGTCTAATCCGGAGAGACATTTTAATACGGAAGATATTCAAATGATGTTTTGTTATTTACAGATAGAAGGTGAAAATCATGTTGAAATGGTTCTTGTTATGACGGTAGAACCTGGGTTCGGGGGACAAAAATTCATGCCAGAAATGATGGAGAAGGTGCGCACACTAAGACAAAGGTACCCTTCGCTAGATATAGAGGTAAGTCAATAATCCCATATGTTTCCTCTCAACACACATTTTAAGGGTTGTTTCTTCCGGGGACAGGTACTAAAGTTCCTTTCATTCTCATGTCACAGGTAGATGGTGGCTTAGGACCTTCAACGATTGACGTGGCAGCTTCAGCCGGAGCCAACTGCATAGTTGCAGGCAGTTCCGTGTTTGGAGCCCCTGAGCCTGCGACAGTAATATCCCTTTTGCGAAGTAGCGTTGAGGGAATTCAACAGAAAAGTTGATACTGGTATGGGCAAGCAGACAtcataatttgtttttattttatcaacaTACATTTACAGTGTGTACCTCTATGATCGAATTGACATAGTTTTAAAAATGTGATGAGTCTGCGGATGCTTTTTACATCTTACATTTCTTATGTCGTACTTGAATATCATGACATCCCTCGGCTGGCAATTCCTTGATACATTGCATACATTTATGTCgatcttttttatttgttatcgCTCATCGGATTGCTTGAGGCTGTATAAATACAACCGTACTGACGATATGTTCATTATCTTTAGGGATTTGTCTCAATCATTCATCTTAGTAGTCAGTTTTCGAATGAGGTTATAAGGTGAATTTAGCCTCACTATGGCCGCCTTGTAAAGAGAGACTTGCATGCAACAAGGATGCCACCGAGTCATTATCTCAAATCAATCACTCACTGTCattcgttttatttttttcacatgGCGATACGTGAATGGTTTGGGTTTACTGACTTGGTAGCATTTTTGTGCATGGAAGTTCTTCCCTACAAGGGAAATCTTCAGTTGCTTACGTTGGGAATGTTCGGTTAAAATCGTTTCTCAGCAAATTTTCTCCAGACAATCCTGTATTCGACGTTAGCACATGTTTATTTTATATCGAGATTATATTGTTCTCCAGATCTGTGGAGTATAGAGCACATGTACCAGACATCATATGCGATCTGAACACAATGTTTGCATTTGGCATCCACTATTGAATTGTTACATAAAactagtattttttttattcgagGAAGATGTAAAAGTGGAGGAATGCTAAGAGACTTTCGTAAAAGTGACTCCGTCATCTTACAATGTAACGTCAATTCTCATGCCAATATTATAAAACAGTACGTCAAAAACATGATGCGGCAGAGAGTTTATGAAGAGTTTCACTTTTAAGAGAGTCATTAGCATTTCTCAAGTTATGTTATCCATTTTTGGGAGAGAAGAAATTACTTTAGAAAGacctataaaaaaaacataatgaaaCGCTTAATTACATATTTAATGAAACAGAAAAGTGAGAGATCGGATCGATACCTATTACCTATTAGGAAGGAGGAAATCaagttctatttttttattaacaagTTTAATCTCACCTGAGCATTGTCGTATAGTACTCGTGCGGCCGGACAGTAACGTAACTTTGTTGTGGATGCGCGGCGGGAGAGGAGAAAATCGCGACTCCCAACTTGTTATGTCGGCAAAGGCATTAGGTTACATCTTTAGGCATGCTCCGAAGTCCCAAGTTGATACTTTGGTTATTATTGTTGACCAAAAGGGAAGTGGTCAGCATGTGTTATCACGTGCCATCCACTGTTGGCCTCTTTCGTTCGTCCATTGCGACTTGGATTTCTTGGAACCGGATCCCATCCGGACTTAAAAAATCTGAGCCTAAGGATTAAATGATCTGggtaattgaaatttgatccaactgtTACAAATAGAAAATATctctaaagttataataattgtagccgtttgatcaaatttcaatggtccagaTCATTTGATCCTTGAGCTTAGTTCATTTGGGTCcggaggggatccggttccgGATTTCTTAACTTAAATCTTTGCCTTGAACGAATGTGCATTCATCTTTTTTTACTTTAATCTTAGGATGTAGATAATTTCAGTGTGTTTGAAACATGGGTGTACATCACATGCGAAATATAAGTGAaaagacacttaaaaaaaacattattatacttatataatgacacgtggcataccGCTGGCCAGATggtattgaaaaatctctcattggGATGTGCTTGAAATTTTGAGAAATATGGGAGTTtccaaaaccatatttttactaATCTGaatcttagttttttttttttttggaaagaatCTGAACTTAGTTAGACTTAAGCCATTGTACAGATGTCAAAGATTGGATAAATTTTGGCGTTCGAGACTAGTCAGACTAGGTGGACTGTTCGACCACCCACTCACAAATGAGTGAACTGTAATATTAGGGTTTTTACCTACTTATGATCTAAGTGGTACCTAAATGTAGAGAGGTTGACTGCTTTGTGAGTGGGTCGAACTTTTTATCTAGTTCTATTGTCAGCCATATAAATTTCTTCAAAGAGTATTATCGAGAGAATTTATATAATATAGAGATCATTGTACcgttatttttcattttgaaatccaaaacaagttttatgttcgattctctGCCATTCCGTAagataaaaaaattgatgtgATCAGCCGGGGGGGGGACTTGACTATTTGATTGATTGGTGAGTGGTGGAGCTTCCCAACCTACGATCTTCATAACCAACTTGACCTATCAATAAAACGTAGTCCTTTATTTCATGCCTCGCTTTTAAACTACATCACTGTCTCTTCGATTGTATTTCCATTCATTTTTATCCTCAAATTTCTCCAAATCCTGCATCATTTTTATCCATACTGATGTTGCCTGCTTGCCATTTAAACTTTCTTccatttttcatttcatttacgAGGATAACGTTTGAATTAcatgttattattttttgttattgatATGTTACCTATCAATAGTATTCATGATTTATCGACACCATTTAAATTGACTAAATAACATCTTGTCTAGAGAATAACGGCTTATGATCAATATCAAACTAGTAACTGACAAATTATGTATCGATAACACGtcgatatttttttcttttgatatatTATCTACCAATGTTATTGACGACTTATCAATCCGATATTAACTATCCGTCTTGTTAAATAACAAACATCCTATCCGATTGAAAAAGTGTTTATGGTAAGCGACATTTGGAACTTGGGGATAAGTAGCTGCCCATTAGCTAGCATTTGGTAATGGAGGATGGATGGATTAGCCCAAGGTAAGGACTAATTAAACAACTCCTTCGCCATCCCCAAGAATCTTGTTCATGAACAACTTTGACAAAATTCTCCCATTcaattttcaaaattattttgtatagaTCCAAAATATTCACTTTCACAAAGTaagttttttaattgtttttattttttgtaggcTCATGTGGAACTGAGTAGTCAGCCTAGTGGTTCATCGGCATGGCTGCAGCTgctgcttcttctttttccttcctATTTTTCTTCTCACTTCTTACCGCTCCTGACGCTTCCGGCTGCTACTGCAACGCTGCAAACGCATCATCTGTAGAGAACAAGTGTGCAACTTTCGCGATTTTTCGCACTAACGCGTACTACTCCTCTCTCTCCAATCTGAGCGCTTACTTGGTCCTCAATCCGTTGGTGATAGCAGACGCGAACGGATTTTCAGCTAACACGGAGTTTCTTCCTAAAGACGAGCTTTTGTTGATACCGATTGATTGTAAGTGCGGCAGTGGTGGGCTTGCTGATAAGCTTCAGTTGGTGATCCCCTTGAGATGTGCTTGTCCTTCATCATCTCAACGTGTGAAACAATCAAGACTTGATTTCATATCCGGTGAGTGAAGGCGAAACAATTTTTGAATTGGCTGTTAAGTTCAATACAACACAAGAAGCTATCGTATCTGCAAATAACAGATCATTCGAAAGCTTTAGACCCGAAAGTTTGACACCTATTACATCTCTTCTGATTCCGCTTGAAAGAAAGCCTATACTCGGTCCCCTAGCAAAACCCCGGGAAACCAATTTGCGCTTTCCGGCAACTAGCATCCCAGCAATTAGTCCACACAAGAAGAAGGCGAAGATGGACCAGATCGAGTTGTATGTCGTGCTTAGCGGAGTCACTGTTGGAGCCAGCATTGCTATCGCGGCAGCATTCTTGCTACttaagatgaagaaaaagaaaaagacttcACCAAAAGGATGTGATGTGGAGCTGCAACAGCTCAGCCTAAGTGTGAGGACAACAAGCGACAAGAAAGTCTCGTTTGAAGGATCTCAAGATACTTTTGTCAGTCAAATCGTCGAGACCACCACACCACGAAAGGCGCTGGTGGAGATGTATACAATTGAGGAGCTGACGAGAGCAACCGAGGACTTCAGTTCGAGCAACCATATCGAGGGATCTGTGTACCACGGCCGCCTAAGCGGGAAGAACTTGGCAGTAAAGCGCACGCAGCCGGACAGCATTCCGAAGATAGAGTTTGGCCTTTTTCATGACGCAATTCACCATCACCCCAACGTAATGAGGCTGTTGGGAACTTGCTTGAGGCCGGAGGGGGAAGAATCGTTTCTGGTTTTCGAGTACGCGAAGAATGGATCTTTGAAGGACTGGCTCCACGGCGGATTGGCAATCAAAAACCAGTTCATTGCGTCATGCTATTGTTTCTTAACGTGGAGCCAAAGGCTGAGGATATGTCTTGATGTGGCCATGGCATTGCAGTACATGCACCACATTATGAACCCCCCTTATGTCCATCGAAATGTCAAGAGCCGAAACATTTTCCTAGATGAAGAATTCAATGCGAAGATTGGGAATTTCGGCATGGCAAAGTGCGCTGAAAATGAAGCCGAGGATCAGAGCTTCGGGTACATGGCACCCGAATATCTTCAACAGGGTGTGATTTCTCCGAGCATTGACATATTTGCATACGGTGTGGTGTTGCTAGAGGTCTTGTGTGGACAAACGCCAATAAGCAGGCCGGGCGCCAAGGAAGAAGGAAACTTTTACCTGTCGGAGAAGATCAAATCTGTGTTGAAGTCAGACGATGCAGAGGAGCTAAGAGAGTGGATGGACAGCGCGTTGGGGGATAACTATTCGTTTGATGCAGCTGTCACATTGGCGAATCTTGCGAGGGCCTGCGTCGACGAAGACCCTAGTTTGAGGCCTAGTGCAGGGGAAGTTGTCGAGAAGTTGTCGCAATTGGTGGAGCAGTCGAAAAGCGTGGAGGGAGAGAATATTTTTATCAGTGAGAGCTCTTGTAAGCCGCTGGTGAAGGCAGCAGCACCGGCAAACAATAAGTGAATAAAGCATTGAAACAGAAGACATGTTCTTCTGGACGCTGTTACAAATGTTTTTAATGTTGTCTTAGGTTCTTGTCATAGGGTTCTTCTGcttgtatatatatgtaatatctTTGTTTCTTCAAATAATACAGACTTAAAATACGTCCCCAATTATTGAACTACGGTGATTAGCTTGAATGGTTGTTGGTTATATAAACATGATTTCTTATTGCTTTGTTTTATAGGAGCATGTGCTGCATTGACTATCTCAGTCAAGCATCAGTCAATTCAAACCAAAGAAAGACTTTTATCTTTAGACCTCGTTCGGTGTAGAGGATTAtctattataatttatttattttattacaaaCGGGGCCTTTATATTTCAGAACATTGAACAAGAGGGAAGACTCTTGCACATGAGATGTCATGATCGTCGTATCCCAGACCAACGAGGAAATGTAACATAAACAAGTTAAAAGTACATAAAATGCGTGATTAACTTAAACCGCATGAACATGGAGCAACACCAACCCTTGTAAAGAGGGAAAAAGGAGTAGACTTAGTTGAAaagcatttttattttatgggaTGTAATATTCTAAATTACTCTTTACAGGTAGCGATTTGTACTTGGAAATAATGTCCTAAACAACCAGCCTAATCCAAATATGCAGTAGAGAAGCAAATGAATGAACGTAACAATCTCTATCTCTCGAGTTAGATTGGCTGAAAACCAGCACTCAAGCCATAAAGCCAAGTAATTAACAATGAATGAACAATTTACAAAAGTAgcaaaaacaaaccaaaatcaCACTTCATACACCATCATTCAAAACATCATGACCTTAAACTCATCAAAATTGAGCACCCCATCACTGTTGAGATCAAACCTCGCAATCATGTTCTTGCACTCGTCGACGCTCTTGGACTCGCCAATTCGACTCAGCATCCTCTTAAGACTCTTGGGCGTAATGCACCCACTCCCGTCCATCACGTGCATCTTAAAAGCCTCCCTCAAAACACTCACCTTCTCTTCGTCGCATCCTCCGTCGACAAACTTGACAAAATCATCCAACCCCAGCAGCCCTTCGCCGTCTGAGTCTAGGTACTCCACCGCCACCTCCGCCTCTGTTAGCGAGAGCTCGCTGCCTATCGCTCCGACACATTGTTGCAGCTCCATAGGTGATATCTTTCCGTCTCCGTTGCCATCAAATTGCTTGAAAACGCGCTCGTATTGTGCTACTTTTTCCATTATTtagaaacctttttttttttgggcactttaacaaaaaactctttgtttattttaacgaaaaaccacatttttacactaaaaaatcaatcttggtactattcactttaccctttattttatcttcatcgttaaaactcaaaattttcaattcattttcattagctttcctttttctttttctttccgaAAGTTGCTCTTGTTGTATATGGTAAGCGTAGGGTTCTGGGTTTAATGTGGTACTGATATGAGACAATGCCGCGTGTCGTGGTTGACCAACCAACTTGCTGGACGGGATGCTGGGTGTTGGGTACTTTCGTAAATACGTGTGCAAGACTATGTTTTGTACAACAATATTctatttaagaaaaatattttaggTAAGTTATTTGATATAACGACTTTAGTATTTAGGTATCGAATTCAACATTTATGTGAATTGaattaatattttcgatttaCCAGTAGAGTAAATTATTATTGGACTAAAATGCTCAATCTCAGTAGTGTCAAAGGACAACTTTAAAGTCTTATTCCACTTACTGGGGTCGATTGTATAAATCCCACAACGCCACTGCACTCGGTTTTAGGCTATGTCCTCCATTAGCTCTAATTTCTCATGTCTTTTTTTAGAGTCTCTTTCCAACATTCCAAGTCTTTTTATGTcttcttctacttcttttgtCATGTGCCTTCGGCTCATAGTCACATTTTCTACCCGCATCATTTGTAGGTTTTCAGTTTATATGTACAAACcatcttaattatttttttctcatCTTATTTTTAATTGTGGTCATTCTTATTTTATCTTAAATATCATTGTTCTTAATCACATCCCATCTAATAAATATTTATCATGAAATAAATTGATAACAAGAAAGCATTTCCACTTTTTCAGCTAAAATTAATCCTATTATTCCAACAATTTTCTGTTTATAAAAGGAATCTCATAAAACAGATGAGAGAGGAGAGTCGTTGGGTTTTTCTACACAAAATGGAATTTAGTGACCGACTTACTTTAATTTAAAGCTTTCTCGAAGCAACAGATTTTTTGGATGGGCCAACCGTCGAAAACCGCCTCAACCACCAGAAAAAAAGAGGAGGCAGATTGTTTGCCCTTTCTTTTTCATACTCTTCCCATTCATTcatatttgtgcggtcacggttaagtcacgttaatattttatatttttattactttttgttttattatttctattaaaaaattaatataaaatgttgacgtagcttaaccgtgatcgcatAAATAGAATGAGATGAGAATAGTATAGGAAaaggagggcaaacaatctgCCTCCAAAAAATAAACGGAAGTAGCAATTCTATTCAGATTTCTaaaactgttttctttatccACTAGTGCCCTAAGTATTTGATACAAGTAGCTGCttgtttttttcccttctttaaAGGCTTAACCAGAAAAACTTAAATAAACAACGGGGGTGCAACGTtccatttttataataaaaaaaaaacaaatatatcgATATGTTATCAACTATCTGCATGTTATTCATATTATTGATATTATCGATACTCCGATGAGGTATGCTATCAACCTTCTAATTTGGTTATTCTCGACTTTTCTTCTCAACAACAATGTAGCACAATTgtgttttggttgatttttatagGGTGAATCGAAAACTAGACATTTCGATCATCGAGCAACATTAAAGAAAGATAAAGAGAGCCAAAATGAGAAGGTTTGATTAGGAAGGTCATATAGCCTCCCCTACTTTGATTACATAGTTATCGATTTGTCTATAAAAGTCTAGGTAGAAGGTAAACGAAAATGTGAcagcattttattttattttttcaggtAAAGCCACAAAGTCAATCCCACTCCAGCATTGCTATCATGAAAAGTGACAATCATGTAGTTTTAttaaaaagagaaggaaaatacAATATGTCAAGGGGGATATATAAAACCTAACCTTGACCATGATAACAATCATAATAAACAAAACCTTCAACAACTAATACAAGATATAACAATATGACAATATCTTATTTGGTGGTCGGACGAGACAACTGATCAAGCCGTCACACCTAAGTTCTAACTACATGGTTGTCCAAAAAATCTTCAAATGACGAAACTTGTAGCTCAAGTTTCTAACACACGCACACAAAAACCCATTTCATGTCCAAGCCCTAAGCGTTGGCAGCGAAACAGATCATGACAATAACAAACCGAATATTTCTGTTAACTTACATCCAAATTAATATAACTACTTAGGAGGATAATAATACTGATGAATTGTATACACTGTCTGCAACACTGTGAGAACCAGCAGAATAAGCGCCGCAACCAAAGAAATAATCGCCCACGGCGAATTAAAATGATCGCGCCTCAGCTTTTCCATCCACTTGTTCCACCTTCGGTTATAATGATCACTCACTTTCTGGTAGAGATTCCCGTAATAGGATCCCATGACCGTCGTGTCGTTGTACAGATCGTTGAAGAACTGCGCAGCATCTTCCGAGCTCAACCAGTTTTCAAGTATTTTCTTGTCGGAAAGAAGGTCGATGTCCTTGCTTGAATTGATGAGATTATCCATCAGGACGGCGTAACTTGTTATCATGTGAGGGCAGCTGTAGTAGCATTGCTCGAAGGCGATGAGGTTCCTGAAGAGCGGCCCTGTCCGCTCGTCGATTACTAGTCGTGGCATAGTAATAACCCCTTTATCGAACTTTATGTCCAATATGCAACTCGAAGGTTTGGAACTTTTTTCGAATTTAATGCCAGCTTCGGACAGAGTTGTTGCGTTTGGAATCCTCGGCATCTGTGTCCCCTTGCTCTGGTTTTCAAACGGGGCAACGATCACGGTTCTTATGAGATCAAGTATGTGCAGGAATTTGGGATGGAGTTCCTCACTCCGGTTTAAAATGTGATTGTCCCCGAGGTATTCTATGAAGAAGTTGAGGACAAGGTTGGTGAGGGAGGAAGGAGGCATTTCCTTCGCAAGTAGTATTCTTCACGGCGGTTAAAACTGTATATTCGCTCGAGAACAAACCATGGTAGCTGATTTTCTAGCAGGAGAAGGTCATGGTAAAGATATAGCCGAATGCCGGACATACGGTAAACGGGGTCGTTCTCGTCATGTTGTTCGTCGGAAGGTCCTTTTCGAAATAATTCGATTAGGAAGCATCCGTCGAGTACCATCATCTCAACAAATTCTTTCTTGTTGAGATCCAATGGCTCTGCGTAACAATCGCGAACGCGCTTGTCCAAATCCACGACACCTTCG is a genomic window of Malus domestica chromosome 09, GDT2T_hap1 containing:
- the LOC103442148 gene encoding ribulose-phosphate 3-epimerase, cytoplasmic isoform, which translates into the protein MGVTAKIAPSMLSSDFANLASEAERMLKCGADWLHMDIMDGHFVPNLTLGAPVIQSLRKHTKAYLDCHLMVTNPLDYVEPMGKAGASGFTFHVEVSKDNWQELVQRIKSKGMTPGVALKPGTPIEEVYPLIEGENHVEMVLVMTVEPGFGGQKFMPEMMEKVRTLRQRYPSLDIEVDGGLGPSTIDVAASAGANCIVAGSSVFGAPEPATVISLLRSSVEGIQQKS
- the LOC139198509 gene encoding putative calcium-binding protein CML19, which translates into the protein MEKVAQYERVFKQFDGNGDGKISPMELQQCVGAIGSELSLTEAEVAVEYLDSDGEGLLGLDDFVKFVDGGCDEEKVSVLREAFKMHVMDGSGCITPKSLKRMLSRIGESKSVDECKNMIARFDLNSDGVLNFDEFKVMMF
- the LOC103424331 gene encoding LOW QUALITY PROTEIN: protein LYK2 (The sequence of the model RefSeq protein was modified relative to this genomic sequence to represent the inferred CDS: inserted 2 bases in 1 codon) yields the protein MAAAAASSFSFLFFFSLLTAPDASGCYCNAANASSVENKCATFAIFRTNAYYSSLSNLSAYLVLNPLVIADANGFSANTEFLPKDELLLIPIDCKCGSGGLADKLQLVIPLRCACPSSSQRVKQSRXLISYPVSEGETIFELAVKFNTTQEAIVSANNRSFESFRPESLTPITSLLIPLERKPILGPLAKPRETNLRFPATSIPAISPHKKKAKMDQIELYVVLSGVTVGASIAIAAAFLLLKMKKKKKTSPKGCDVELQQLSLSVRTTSDKKVSFEGSQDTFVSQIVETTTPRKALVEMYTIEELTRATEDFSSSNHIEGSVYHGRLSGKNLAVKRTQPDSIPKIEFGLFHDAIHHHPNVMRLLGTCLRPEGEESFLVFEYAKNGSLKDWLHGGLAIKNQFIASCYCFLTWSQRLRICLDVAMALQYMHHIMNPPYVHRNVKSRNIFLDEEFNAKIGNFGMAKCAENEAEDQSFGYMAPEYLQQGVISPSIDIFAYGVVLLEVLCGQTPISRPGAKEEGNFYLSEKIKSVLKSDDAEELREWMDSALGDNYSFDAAVTLANLARACVDEDPSLRPSAGEVVEKLSQLVEQSKSVEGENIFISESSCKPLVKAAAPANNK